The Culex pipiens pallens isolate TS chromosome 2, TS_CPP_V2, whole genome shotgun sequence DNA window ttttgaaattcataaaattcacaaaattcatatattttataaatttcataagttccattaatttcataaatttcataaatttcataaatttcataaatttcataaatttcataaatttcataaatttcataaatttaattaatttcattaattttattaatttcattaatttcattaatttcattaatttcattaatttcataaatttcataaatttcataaatttcataaatttcataaatttcataaatttcataaatttcataaatttcataattttcataaatttcataaatttcataaattttataaattttataaattttataaattttataaattttataaattttataaattttataaattttataaattttataaatttcataactttcataaatttcataaactatataaatttcttaaaatttcataaaattcagcaaatttatcaaattcataAATGTTGCTTTCttagtttgaaatattttcggaGCCCTATATAAggttagagaaattttgagaagaaaattatttgaatttagaTTTTCCGGAGTGAAACTTTGGCAAGGATCGTCTAGTACAAACTGTATTTAAACgtattttaacgatattttatttttctgtctttaaatttttgttaattttgaaattttattttttttctaaatattgaatcttttaatttcaatgtttttgaattctttttgtCAATGGTGTGTTATGGCTTTTCCTCTGGTTTACTTAATTCCAGCAAAACATCCTTTTTATCTTCGGCGTTTCAAGATTCTCCGTTTTGAAATTCGGCCGTATGAAAGTATTctggatttgaaattttatttatggaattagagggtgacgagcgggaattcccgggaaatcgaccatttttggacctctcgattcccgggaaatttggtcgagagtcccgggaaattttatacttataaaaatcaagcaaaatgttataaactaatcagaaaaacatttgaaaatttcgaaatggtttagaacattggctgttaacttgtcgtacgttccaataactataattgagagaagcccaaaaaatgtggatcccaaaatttaccttaaagcatacttaacagctgggtgctgaaaagacagaatgcgtaacgtgattttcgaaagctccccactgctccccactaatacaactgcactacagctgtaaacataaacaaagtagaaggctatgttcaagctcaagcgtgacatattttttgctgctgaagtgaattattatgaaacattttggatctgttgatgttgatgttttcgatgaaaaattaagtgcttcgcacttttttctgtgtagactaaacgatgggcggccttttttgttttccacgtgatgaaaaattgtgtcaaaagtgggtggaatttcgtgaatcagaagagcaaccgaatggaagttctgagattatgtatctttgatgtgtagtgataatatcggagtaagattatccaatattatttgACAAGTActattcatagttattgataattcgtcgctaacatttaaaaaagcgtcataaacataggttttgcgtgagacatagcgattataaaattttagcgacgaattatgccaatctcgatttcaaccctcttattaagatgttttgacttcgaatacctcaatagccatcgatttttttttatattcttgactaaataaattttagatcgatcacaatacttgccacttcttggtataattatgcgaacagtaaattggttccgctttgacagttctaaattgaggccgctttgcggacaactattctgcacccagcttAACAGTTACATCCCAGAAATgaaatataaagtttttttttatttttgttttattatttgttatagagaaaacccttttcaaaatgttcaatttccatatcctctctCAAGCATAGCTATTTCATTgttgatgtcaataagtcattttgtgtttcacaTCATCCTCAATATTAGAatatattttggaagaaaaaactcTGGCATTTGTAAAGATTGCCTCAATCTTTGTTGACGTCCGtcaattgtgaacattcgggttttcctgataattgtaaatatttcttcaatgaatattttcagttgaccttaaacaagaaataaattagtttcaaattgttgttttgagctgTTATGTATCATATtgcgatactgggaaattatatatttgctactttttacttcacaaaaatctaataacaagtgcatgcaacaacttttgaaaaatcactgtttGCGAATTAAGACTCGTAAAcactttaaactacaattttgtgtCCCAAACAGCTCAaaaaacgatcttgtatttgcagattaagATAAAATATCTAAAGGTTGAAATAGTTCCTTGAAGTAATGAGgctacttaaattaacgtttcttttaataagtataaatgaattgtaactgaattcattgaaaaaaaaaaattatgacttttcttttttaaattattgaaactattggcatagttaaaaaaaactcccgggtcccgggaattcccgggaaatggccaaattcaactctcgattcccgggaaattcaaaatctcgagaatcgtcaccctctatatggaatacatttttttttaatttgcaaattcaaatatttgcttattttttaacgTCACCTTCCGGTTGTGTCTCTTTTCAACTGCTTACcgtttaagaaaaatcttttcattaCTCTTTCCTTGACCTTTCATGAGCGTTTTTGAAGGAACTTTTCGTTTCTTTCGACagagtttgatttgtttttgtcaatTACTTGCTGTGTTATTCTTTTTTCgtacaaaaaaaatgagttattgtaaactttttttataatttggagCGGATTCCGCGCGAATTTTCGACTTTTCTGTAACAACCCTGTATTCATCTAAGATAAGTATGAAGAATGATGTATAACTTGAGAATGCCAGTAAATGAAGATATGGAATACTTCCGCATTCCTTTTTACTAGTAATAGTTCATAAACTAAGATTCCTACCGTATAAATACTGTGCGAACACCTCGGAAGCAGTAGTTATACTTGGGATCTCTTCACAATACCAACCACAATATGAATCCCTCAATACTTCTACTGTTGATCCCAACACTCCTGGCCAAGGGTCACCCAACGACGATCCCGTCCAACCGGATCGTCGGCGGTCAACTCGCGGACATCTCGGAAGCCCCCTTCCTGGTGTCCGTCCTGTACTACGGCTACTACGAGTGCGCCGGATCGTTGCTTTCCCCCCGTTGGCTCCTGACGGCGGCGGACTGCATCTACCTGGGAGTCCGCTACACGGTCCGCGTCAACTCCAGCGCCGTCGACCAGGGCGGCGTACTCGCCGAAGTGCAGTCCGTCGTGGTTCATCCGCGGTATTCGCTGTACGACCGGGACTACAACTTTGCGCTGATGGAGCTGGACCGGGATGTGGAGGTGAAGTTTGCGGAGCTTCCCGGGGTTGATGGAGTTCCGGAAGATGGAGCTGCTTTGGACGCTTTCGGGTGGGGTGGATCTTGGGATTCTTGGAATTACGAGCTTCGACGGGGTTCGCTTGCGGTTATGAATAGAGACGAATGCCAGGAGCTTGTTTGGGACGAGTTTGTCGTTACCGATAGGCTGATCTGCGCTGGAAGTGACGACGGAGGGGATAACTTGAGCTATGGAGACGTGGGTGGTCCTCTGCTTGAGGGACATACGCTGCTTGGAGTGGCTTCGTATAGCTACGGTGACGGTTGGTACATCTATCCAGCTATCTTCGGACGAGTCTCCTCCGTGCTAGGTTGGATCAACTCTACCATAACCGACGGAGTAAACTAAATTGAGTTACGCAAATAAATACCATCTGCTGGAAGAGAAATGGAAAACGAGATTCAGTGCGCGACTTGTCCTCAAATTAATTACCTTAATTATCCATTACCGTCTAGTCTAATTGGAGAGTTCACCTTCAGAAGTATCTTCTGGTGGGGGCAAAGTTCGCTGAAAGCCACCACCAACCAACGCAAAGACGACGATTCTTGAATAATTTATGACTGTTCCGGAGAAGCACATAAAAGCTGCTGCTGGGAAAGGTCTTAAATTCTGGAActgtattttattgatttttatgcGAGGTCGTGCTACGCGAAACCGTCTTTTTTTCAAACTGCCAGTCTGAGACCGGGTAACCCGGGTGGTGACATCACGTACGAAATGCCAGGTATAGAGATGAGTAGTTGTGGTATCGGTTTGGGAAAtgaaaaccgatggggcgaatTATAGGTGGCTATCACTTGGACTGTGGTATCGGAACTCACGGATCGATTCGTTCAAACTGTTTTTGTGGCCTTTTCGACGATTCTGGCTGGTTTTTATTCTCGATTTTATTGTTTAATCGTTAGTTTGCAATTTGATTCTCCGGACTATTCCTCGTATATGGTAGAGTCCTCTGAATAGATTCTTCAAAACCTTAGTATATCTCAACATAGAGTGAATCCATATTACATCCGACACATTTCTCACAATGCTTTCCATCTAATTTCATCGACCTCTTCAAAAGGGCAAGCCACGTACCTCGTTCCGGGGGTAATATTTCACCTAATTCATCATCATCGCCGCCTTCAAGAACCTAATCAGCCGGAAAAAATCGTGGTTAGGGACCGAGCCCGGACCGGCCTCGGCTTTCCTTGAACCTTTCACCGCGTGCGCCAAGGTGTCTGGCACGTGTTGCTATTTCCGGACCACTTGCGTGAAAGCTTCTAACCCTTGAACatcaattttgaagattttttttacgagttcgattttttcagcaccttGCAGAGTTGGATACatatgacgagtgctgaaaaaatcgagcTTTTTAcgaatgcaaacaaaattttgtgaaaattattcaaaaaaatgctgaaaagaagaacttttcagcactattaAGATTTTTGTgccgaaaaatttcaaaaaatcttaacatcATACAGCGACCCATCAATTAGACCCACCAGACCTTTCAACCCTCTGTTGACAGAGGAGGGTTAGTCGACCTTTAGCGAAGAAACAACAAATACAAATACCGCTTCCTCAACTAGACGGTACCCAACACCATCCACCACCTCATTCCATTagcgaaattgaaaagctgtcccGAAATTCAAGCTCAACTTGGCAGCAGCCACTTTGGGTCGTCGCTTGTCAGAacttgaaagctttttttttctctctctcttgttGTTGCTGTGTATGTGTGGTCTGTCAATCATTCCGTTGCTtcttgtgtttgtgtgcgtgtggggttttgtttgttgtttgttcatTTCATACAAACTCACATTTGGGAACacgaccttttttttttgggcttGCGTGTGACCCAGAAAAATTTCACATGCAAGTGTACAGCAAGgttctttttcttattttttttttgttgaaaatttaggaTGGGTCGCAGCTCTTTTGTCCGACATCCGACGGCGACGAGTGATGAATTTTTCGGGATTCATCCCTACCACAGAGTTGTACTCTCCAGTTCTGTATATATGTAGGGTTAGTTGAACTGTATTGgaccagatttttttaaaggaattttgaaCAATTAACTTATCCAATCAACACTCTTAAGTTCAGATcaagagtttttctttttttatgaaaaggttcaaaaatagtagtttatgcaacaagtgtcaaaaagtacatttttcagcacaagtcgtacatctatcctacgaggtttaccgagatagataaatacgatgagtgctgaaaaaaaaagttttgcaacgagttgcttacaacattttttgatattccgtaaaacgctttttgaatggattttttttcaacatccatgtgttaagtcAATTCAccgctcaaaacaaaaaaaaaataattttcgatacaagtgttgaaaagttcaacttttcagcactcatttcagtgctgaaaagttctactttccaGTACTAATATTGAAAGGTGTTAatattccattctgttatttttggtaggaaaaagtaggccgtttcttTTCTCCAGAAGAACatgaaaagttgacagtttcacagcggaattgcaaaaatatttttacaacattatttttgagatctgttcaaaaaaaatataaaggagAATTTAACTATTCCAATCTATTTaatataataaattatttttacataTTGGATGATTAGGATGACATGCatgttcttaatatttttttaatcatttttttaatttattttgaactaaatttatttaaatgcaAAAGTAACATTtatctttaacggtgcacacaCACCAGAGCTTTTGCCCCAAGATtgttgttacagatattttagtatcttcaaaactacgggaactattgaTAAAAATTTTTATTCATCACTTAATGTACTGTCTACCAAACAATTTACAACAatatttgactatttttaaaatcaaactgttgcagaattgggtccgtaagtttgacaattttagaataagaagaaaacaacttccttggttgttgTGTACCCTTAAACAACAACCAATTTGACCCAGCTTAATTTGACCGATTATTGACCCAGCTTAATCTCGCCGCTATGATAATAGACGGATCAATACAAatgtaacagtaggttttccgtacgtcgtatactgtgttaactgcatacgatgtatggggaacctacagctacatcggtgaagatccaacaattttcatagcggcgaaatagccgagtgggttggggcgcggacttggtaatctgaatatgactctcgccggattgatgttatttttggggtgagcagacctgatttttttttcttcggtacatgctttttgtgtacacgttttctcattcaatattacatgctttttctcacaaaggtgatgtgcatgcttttgcatgcgattttaccatcggattttttgctgtgtagtttttttatttgaatttatcagCTTAGAGATTAGGATAAcaattttttgtagaaaaatgttttaattttaataaaaactttttttatgagaatgttaaaaaatagctAGAGCATCAGGAAAATTTAACTTGATGAAATCCAAAAGGTTTTcgttttcaaattacaaatgGTTTTATAGCATTggcctcttaaaaaaaaaactttgcattaAATGATAGATAATCATATTATACTGGCTATtgctttgaagaaaaaaaatgaaaacatttaaacactGACAACTTGAAATATAATcattgatatttaaatttaatatcaaaatctacaaaattaaaaaaaaatattgataaaaacgAATTTCCACGCGagtttttctgttattttaatttttttgcatgaaaaaaatacgttaaAGCTTTCTTTccgagcaaaaaatttaaattaaaattttgattttatcactttttgttgtttgtttttgtggaTAGAAATGTTCTTTTCAGTTTGGAATTTTTCAAGAGAaccttcaaatttcatgttcatgcttttaattatttaataaagacaatttttgttcagttttcttTCGAaatcgaaatgtttttttttcaaaaccgcgaacccccccctaaagtgtccacgtggtttatggatggtccctttgggtaagaaattcattttatttgaggttttggaaaaggcttgaatttaaaaatgtaatttacgTCATATGTGGATGACTACTCCGCTTCATACAAAatatatttcacattttttatagTATGCTAGTAGAGGTGGAAGAAGGGtctaaaaatcccaaattttgcgttacatagttaaaaaaaagttccaggCAAACGATTaaagaaaaaacaagtttttggtTCAAATATGttcttaaaaaattaccaaaattatccaagaaatataaaaagtttatttcataCTTTAATACTTTCATACTTTAATAGTAATTAAACTCAAAATTGATGTTAAGaatgataaaataaatataaaatcagttttttcaatgattttattATTAGCAGTTCCTTAGAGtcatcgaactttggataatcgtgtCCGGACTGTAACATGTAATGTAGGGTTGACTTATTTCATTTGTCTGTTTTCCattcaacaactttttttcgattGCGAATTCCGTTTTTCATACATTACTTCTaacatttgttttgttgtttattcTTTACAGGGCGATCCCtaaagtcgggaaatcggaaaagtcgggaatttgccaaaatccgcgagaaatcgggaaaaatggcaggaatttgtgatttttcgtcctttttaaataaatgaaatcaataaaatttaattaaattaagtctttttaatttttcattatctcccttaaaattttatattttgtgaTGTTTTTATAGGCTCATTGTTTATTCAcctcattaaatcattaaagcTATGATTTgtgcagaatttttaaaatattttttttgtttggtttttgtttttaccatttatttaaaaaaaaatcgaaaattttggtTCGATGATAGCAATCGACATTTTTTACAGTATTTGACGATTTGCCATCGTGAACCGGAAaatgtcgggaatttgaaaatgtaatttcagtGGCCACCCTGCTTTTTATCACAGGTTTTCAGCCGGAGGCTGGGGCAGTTATCTACATTCTACATTTCTCAGTTTTCATcctgagtatttttgaaaatcctggattattttttcaaaacattcatcTTTCTTTCGATTTATGTTTCTATAAAGTTcataaatgaaaatgttttttttttttgcaagttgaATCTAGGAAAATTGCTTTTATaatgtatttttagttttttctgaGAGTatgttttttgactttttttttttgttgaaaaagatTAAACAAACGGTTTCTTAAAAGCTTAAACTTTATTTAGATGATGTATTTATAATAGTTCAAATATAAGACAATTCACCTTTACGAGAACTAACGATGGCAAGATTATTTCTAATCATATTACATCATCTCGTTTGCACTTGTGGTGAGTTGATAGGATAGAAAAGGATCCCACCTTATTTTTTACATTctgttttttcttttcttcgcaTTCCGGTGAAAAGCTTGTTTTCGCGgtttcaatttccaaaaaaagtgctTATCCATGCGTATATCTTTATTCCTGGTGTAACTTTTCCGTACCCAAAACATCAAACCACGTTACTCTTCACTCTCTTCAGAATCATTCTCACCCTCACTCACAAACGCGATCCAATCCCGAACGGCCGACACCTTCGCGTAAACCCCCGGCAACCCCGCCTTTCCGCAGCCCGTGCCAAACGAAACCACTCCAACCAGCTTCCGTCCATCGACCAGCGGTCCTCCCGAATCTCCCTGGCAGGCGTCGACGCCACCGTCGGCATATCCGGCGCAGATCATCCGCTCCGTAATCGCATGCGCCTTGCGGTAGTTCTTGCGACACTGGTTCCAGCTGATCACCGGAACGTACGTTACGAGCAAGTCTTCCGAGCCGGACCCGTTCTCAGTGCTTCCCCAACCCGATGTCTGTAGGCACGCTCCGTCCTCGATGGGTTCGTCCTGCTCGGGCAATTCCGCCGCGTAGAACTCGTCGGTCAGCTCGATCTCATCCTTCAGCTCGAGCAGGGCAAAATCGTAGTCCGTAGTCAGCGCGTTGTAGTTTGGGTGGACTACAGGCCTGTTAACGTTGACGACCGTTCCGTGGGCTAGCCCCAAGGTGGAGTTGATCCTGACTTGAAGCTGGCTCGGAGATTGTACACAATGGGCCGCCGTTAGGACCCACCGGTTGGAGATGAGGGATCCACCGCACAACGGGCCACGACCACGGATGAGGGACACCTGGAAGGGAATCTCCGCAATGTCCGCGTGGTAACCGCCGACGATGCGAGCGTTGCAATGATTAAGAGGTCCTTCCGTAGTTTTGGAAGCAACGACTGTTGCCAGGAGAAGAACCAGAATTGTTGTAAATGTCTTCATCTTGAAAACTTGTCGGAACTGATTCCGAGAACGCGGAAAATCATCTATTTAAACTGAAAATCTCAACAGTTATTGCAAGAAGTTAACATTCAAGTCATGTTCCTGTCGTAATGACACAAATGGGTCATATTCATTACCACAAGCAAACCGCAGATTACGTACTAAGTATTCCCTTCAGCTTTCTTTCCCCCACAAATGTGTTTACACACAACCACTTAAAGTACTACAATCGAAATCACCGGTCTTACGAGGGGAACGAACAAGTGAGGGTGGCCACCCCCAACTGTAAAACGCGCACACACATGGCCTGGATGGCATTAGCGTGGGGCGTCAGGATGTCTCCAACTCCCCTACTCTTCTTCTCGGTGGGGCAAATAACTGCTTTTTGCGGCGCGTCTCCCGTTCTCGTATTCGTATTATTACTTTATTTTTAACCAAGCATATATTAGTCTTACAATGCGACACGTTGACATCCTGCTACAAACTCAGGGGAGAAAGGGTCAAACTCACAAGCTAGTTTTGGAGCAAATTTGAGTCGCTGAGTGAATTAGTCCCAAGAGTGTTTGAacagaatttaaatatttaaaaaaagaaaagaatacATAGcccaaaaataaactgaaatgtgaaaaatttagaaaactatATTGTGATctttatattttgaatcaattttaaatgttttatggttttctataacaaaaaaatatatcattaaATCTCGAAAACCAAAAATAGGTGTTTTGAGAATTCAAGTTTAAGTTAATTACGTTAAAAATGAAATACCCATTTTTCTGAACAGTTCTAAAGCCAATGTAAATattgtttcaagtttttgtcccctttcaattgttcaattttaaaattttcactggaaaaaaaacatggtaaatcGTTTGTAACCTATTAAAAATACATAGTATAACgtttatttaagtaaatttgatCAAACAAGGCacattgtaaacaaaaaaaaataaaaggttgaaaatttgcatggttgaatattacttctttttcgatgtaattttacttcaattgaTGTGTGTCAACATTCCTagatgtaatatcaaaatcttttttttttattttgaatttcatttaaaattttgaaaaaacaatgACGGTAGTACAACTGTGTGTAAATAAATGTGTGATACTTTTCGCTTGAAAACTATGAATTGAAATTTGACGCCAAAAATTCAAACTGAccagactcgattgtccgaaggtCTTGGACAAAAATCACTTCTTATAatcgaactaaaaaaaatgttgatttactTTTGATTAACGAAGCTAAAGTATGATCCCTAAACTAGGGGAACTATGccttttctcagcctatttctattatcggcctatcagcactttgatcatgaattacagctttcataaagtgtttttgactgttccaaagtaataaatagctcaaataaaagtgagcaagcaactccccattgttgatacatctgaaaatgttgatttaatagtggaaaacggcaaaagtgatgagaattggtcgaacggcttagagtgattaaaatgggtatatttcgcattcgcatggagatggtgatcttagcgggttgcagactggatttcgtcatgtatatgtgatgattgtccagcccaggttgcttagatattgattaaagggaattaaaaccaattatacccgaacaggacaggcagcaccatgaaagccatcaattgccggccgctcccatctccaccattcaccgggaaGGAAAAAGGATGCGGAGCACGGGAAATGTTGATGcttgacttacttagaaaagggtagcgaaaccgcaggctctttttcccagccctattgtggaactcgatcaaattgaccgtttgaccaaatttgatcgaatttaaacaacaaggtTGCGTAAGTGTCGCGGGGTGTTGGTAGTTGTGATAGGTAAAGGTCTGGgattcgccctaagcaagcgatacgaccattggcataaGTGAGATTAACGGATAaactattattctcaaggcaagcaatcgtatgctgctgttgagacatttcccgtttagtGAATGTGcagaattaaaattaaaatgggaATATTTTCCCTACATTAAAgtattcaataatttttaaattgtatccaATTATCCTTGGTTTGATTATCCAAGGATTTGTGAGTTAAGTTTTATTTGAAGTTGAatataagaaaatgaaaaacacgCAAAACATTTTAGTTTATGATtggtttataaacaaaaaatgttttccgtgcattttttttttattttcgtggtgatataattttctcaatatttttgataatttattaggcaatcaaccatacaaatttgaatttataaaaattccaaaactatttttttagatttaaactATAGACAGTACACATTTTTTGTCCgataaaatgtgtaattttacctctaaacaTGTATAAATTTACCTCTATTCCAgtgttttttctcaatttttccaTCTAAGTTGATGTAATATTATATCATAAAAGAGCTAATATTAAACCTCAAAATGTTacaccttttaattttaatcatGTTTTACTGTGTGAACTTTAGGCGGTATTTCTCGAAAACGGTACTGTTCAAAACACATTGGACTACTTTCCACAATTTTGACCACCAAATTCATTATCTGCACCCATAGTGCAGTGTCTGCATTTCTGCTGCTAGACTCAACCAGCTGATCGTCGTCGGATTAGGCAAAGACAATAGTTTGCCTGTCCGAGCCTTTCTACGCTAATTCGCATCGATCAGCTGGTCCTGTACAGCAGCAGAATCAGAACAGTTAGACCGTCGTTGCGATCACATCGCACTCCTCGCACCCTCGTCCACAGACTGG harbors:
- the LOC120415209 gene encoding trypsin 5G1-like codes for the protein MKTFTTILVLLLATVVASKTTEGPLNHCNARIVGGYHADIAEIPFQVSLIRGRGPLCGGSLISNRWVLTAAHCVQSPSQLQVRINSTLGLAHGTVVNVNRPVVHPNYNALTTDYDFALLELKDEIELTDEFYAAELPEQDEPIEDGACLQTSGWGSTENGSGSEDLLVTYVPVISWNQCRKNYRKAHAITERMICAGYADGGVDACQGDSGGPLVDGRKLVGVVSFGTGCGKAGLPGVYAKVSAVRDWIAFVSEGENDSEESEE
- the LOC120415212 gene encoding trypsin 3A1-like → MNPSILLLLIPTLLAKGHPTTIPSNRIVGGQLADISEAPFLVSVLYYGYYECAGSLLSPRWLLTAADCIYLGVRYTVRVNSSAVDQGGVLAEVQSVVVHPRYSLYDRDYNFALMELDRDVEVKFAELPGVDGVPEDGAALDAFGWGGSWDSWNYELRRGSLAVMNRDECQELVWDEFVVTDRLICAGSDDGGDNLSYGDVGGPLLEGHTLLGVASYSYGDGWYIYPAIFGRVSSVLGWINSTITDGVN